A genomic segment from Acuticoccus sediminis encodes:
- a CDS encoding RNA polymerase factor sigma-32 — translation MSTENGSPRHFVKAAMSAPYLERDEEHDLAVKWRDDKDEMALSRLTAAHMRLVISIASRFRHFGLSMGDLIQEGHVGLLEAAARFEPERNVRFSTYATWWIRASIQDYILRNWSIVRGGTSSTQKALFFNLRRLRAKMARNGTGSPDAAMYEEIANAVGVSKADVELMNSRLSAPDTSLNAPVIESDSTAADRQDFIPCDAPLQDQTVSDQIDTDRRARWLEDALHELNDRELRIVRERRLTEEGATLESLGEKLGISKERVRQIENRALQKLRSALLRDHERQVFVN, via the coding sequence ATGTCAACGGAAAATGGATCGCCGCGTCACTTCGTCAAGGCCGCGATGAGCGCTCCCTACCTCGAGCGGGACGAAGAGCACGACCTGGCCGTCAAGTGGCGCGATGACAAGGACGAGATGGCGCTGAGCCGGCTGACCGCCGCCCACATGCGCCTCGTCATTTCGATCGCCTCGCGCTTCCGCCACTTCGGTCTGTCGATGGGCGACCTCATCCAGGAGGGCCATGTGGGCCTTCTGGAGGCGGCCGCCCGGTTCGAGCCGGAACGGAACGTCCGCTTCTCCACCTACGCGACATGGTGGATCCGCGCGTCGATCCAGGACTACATCCTGCGCAACTGGTCGATCGTGCGCGGCGGGACGTCCTCGACCCAGAAGGCGCTGTTCTTCAACCTCCGCCGCCTGCGCGCCAAGATGGCCCGCAACGGCACGGGCTCGCCCGATGCGGCGATGTACGAGGAGATCGCCAACGCCGTCGGCGTGTCGAAGGCGGACGTGGAGCTGATGAACTCGCGCCTCTCCGCGCCCGACACTTCGCTGAACGCCCCGGTGATCGAGAGCGACTCGACGGCCGCCGACCGGCAGGACTTCATCCCCTGCGACGCGCCGCTCCAGGACCAGACCGTGTCGGACCAGATCGACACGGACCGCCGCGCCCGCTGGCTGGAGGACGCGCTGCACGAGCTCAACGACCGCGAATTGCGGATCGTGCGGGAGCGGCGCCTCACGGAGGAGGGCGCGACGCTGGAGTCGCTCGGCGAGAAGCTCGGCATCTCCAAGGAGCGCGTGCGCCAGATCGAGAACCGCGCGCTGCAGAAGCTCCGCTCGGCGCTGCTGCGCGACCATGAGCGCCAGGTGTTCGTGAACTGA
- the modB gene encoding molybdate ABC transporter permease subunit, with protein sequence MDVIVWSVVALSLKVALVATVASLPLALVVAVVLSRLRFPGHALLNVAVHLPLILPPVVTGYFLLVLFGRRGPIGAWLADIGIVFAFNWTGAALAAAVMAFPLMVRSIRLAVDAVDVRVEAASRNLGAGPAATFAFVTLPLIAPGILAGMVVAFAKALGEFGATITFVSNIPGETRTLPLAIYTELQVPGGEERALVLVAISVGISVVALLGSEILATRTARWVGGQ encoded by the coding sequence ATGGATGTGATCGTCTGGTCCGTGGTGGCGCTCTCGCTGAAGGTCGCGCTGGTGGCGACCGTCGCCTCGCTGCCGCTGGCCCTCGTCGTCGCCGTCGTGCTCTCGCGCCTGCGGTTTCCCGGCCATGCCCTTCTGAACGTCGCGGTCCATCTGCCGCTGATCCTGCCGCCGGTGGTGACGGGCTACTTCCTCCTCGTCCTGTTCGGCCGGCGCGGGCCGATCGGCGCCTGGCTCGCCGACATCGGCATCGTCTTCGCCTTCAACTGGACCGGCGCGGCGCTGGCGGCGGCCGTCATGGCTTTCCCGCTCATGGTCCGCTCCATCCGCCTCGCCGTCGATGCGGTGGACGTGCGCGTCGAGGCGGCCTCGCGCAATCTCGGTGCCGGCCCGGCGGCGACCTTCGCCTTCGTCACGCTGCCCCTCATCGCGCCCGGAATCCTGGCCGGCATGGTGGTCGCCTTCGCCAAGGCGCTGGGCGAGTTCGGCGCGACGATCACCTTCGTGTCCAACATCCCCGGCGAGACGCGGACGCTGCCGCTCGCCATCTACACCGAGCTGCAGGTGCCGGGCGGGGAAGAGCGCGCCCTCGTCCTCGTTGCCATCTCGGTCGGCATCTCGGTGGTGGCGCTGCTCGGCTCGGAGATCCTCGCGACCCGCACGGCGCGCTGGGTCGGCGGTCAATGA
- the modC gene encoding molybdenum ABC transporter ATP-binding protein, with the protein MRLVRRAGFPIDVAFEASGGITALFGRSGAGKSTVIAMIAGLERPEAGHVSVGDRVLFDSASGRNVSPHARRTPVVFQDGRLFPHLTVAGNLAFARRFGGGRPAALEPIVELLGIGPLMRRRPGRLSGGEKQRVAIARALATSPDMLLLDEPLAALDEARKAEILPYLERLRSETGLPMIYVSHAVSEVARLADRVVMLRDGRSVAAGPVAEVFADASAAAIMGPRDAGAILEGTVARHHPADGLTEVTLSSVPLMLPLVSAAPGTRVRLRLRATDIIVTTGPTEGMSTRNVMPARVTFVREGEGPGALVGLVCGEDRLIARLTQRSVRELGLTPGVACAAILKAIAVPPEDVTVLG; encoded by the coding sequence GTGCGTCTCGTCCGCCGGGCGGGCTTTCCCATCGACGTCGCGTTCGAGGCGTCGGGCGGCATCACGGCCCTGTTCGGCCGCTCCGGCGCGGGCAAGTCCACCGTCATCGCGATGATCGCGGGGCTGGAGCGGCCGGAGGCTGGACACGTCTCCGTCGGCGACCGGGTGCTCTTCGACTCTGCGAGCGGGCGCAACGTGTCGCCCCATGCGCGGCGGACCCCGGTGGTGTTCCAGGACGGACGCCTCTTTCCGCACCTCACCGTCGCGGGCAACCTCGCGTTCGCGCGGCGCTTCGGCGGCGGCAGGCCCGCCGCGCTGGAGCCGATCGTCGAGCTTCTGGGCATCGGCCCCCTCATGCGCCGCCGGCCGGGGCGGCTCTCCGGCGGCGAGAAGCAGCGCGTCGCCATCGCCCGCGCGCTCGCGACGTCGCCCGACATGCTCCTCCTCGACGAGCCGCTGGCGGCGCTCGACGAGGCGCGCAAGGCCGAGATCCTGCCCTATCTCGAGCGTCTCCGGTCCGAGACCGGCCTGCCGATGATCTACGTCAGCCACGCCGTCAGCGAGGTGGCACGGCTCGCCGACCGCGTCGTCATGCTGCGGGACGGCAGGAGCGTGGCCGCCGGTCCCGTCGCCGAGGTGTTCGCCGACGCGTCGGCCGCCGCCATCATGGGCCCGCGCGACGCCGGTGCCATCCTCGAGGGGACGGTCGCGCGCCATCACCCTGCGGACGGGCTCACCGAGGTCACCCTGTCGTCGGTCCCCCTGATGCTGCCGCTGGTGTCCGCCGCGCCGGGCACGCGGGTCCGCCTGCGGCTACGCGCGACCGACATCATCGTCACCACCGGCCCGACGGAGGGGATGTCCACGCGCAACGTCATGCCCGCGCGCGTCACCTTCGTGCGCGAGGGGGAGGGGCCGGGCGCGCTCGTCGGCCTCGTCTGCGGCGAGGACCGGCTCATCGCGCGCCTCACGCAGCGCTCGGTGCGCGAACTGGGCCTGACGCCGGGCGTCGCCTGCGCGGCGATCCTCAAGGCGATCGCGGTGCCTCCGGAGGACGTGACCGTCCTCGGCTGA
- a CDS encoding Glu/Leu/Phe/Val dehydrogenase family protein, translating into MFHHPSFDAHERVLFASDETAGFRAIIAVHNTVRGPALGGCRVWTYADDDAALTDALRLSRGMSYKSAMADLPLGGGKSVMIVKERGAATPAMFEALGRAIADLNGRYIVAEDVGSSPKDLLNVRRHTAHVTGLDPEDGGRGDPSPTTSRGVFIGVEATAKAVGFSSLEGVHVAVQGLGNVGYGLARHLRDAGARLTVADISSERVAMAERELGAKAAPVEAIGEVEADIFSPNALGAGLNAMTIPRLKVRAVAGGANNQLATPADDEALRERGILYAPDYVLNAGGVIKMAGEYYRWDDAEVDRRVDGIADRLSEIFTEAARTSRPTGEVADRLAEARFARH; encoded by the coding sequence ATGTTTCACCACCCATCCTTCGACGCGCACGAGCGCGTCCTCTTCGCCTCCGACGAGACCGCCGGCTTCCGCGCGATCATCGCCGTACACAACACGGTGCGCGGTCCGGCGCTCGGCGGCTGCCGCGTCTGGACCTATGCGGACGACGATGCCGCGCTGACCGACGCGCTGCGCCTGTCGCGCGGGATGAGCTACAAGTCGGCCATGGCGGACCTGCCGCTGGGCGGCGGCAAGTCGGTGATGATCGTGAAGGAGCGCGGCGCCGCCACCCCGGCGATGTTCGAGGCGCTCGGCCGCGCGATCGCGGACCTCAACGGCAGGTACATCGTCGCCGAGGATGTCGGCTCCTCGCCGAAGGACCTCCTCAACGTGCGCAGGCATACCGCCCACGTGACCGGGCTCGACCCGGAGGACGGCGGCCGCGGCGACCCGTCGCCGACCACCTCGCGCGGCGTCTTCATCGGCGTCGAGGCGACGGCGAAGGCGGTCGGCTTCTCGAGCCTCGAGGGTGTCCACGTCGCCGTCCAGGGCCTCGGCAACGTCGGCTACGGACTCGCCCGGCACCTCAGGGACGCCGGCGCGCGGCTGACCGTCGCCGACATCTCGTCCGAGCGCGTCGCCATGGCCGAGAGGGAGCTCGGCGCGAAGGCCGCCCCCGTGGAGGCGATCGGCGAGGTCGAGGCGGACATCTTCTCGCCCAACGCCCTCGGCGCCGGCCTCAACGCCATGACCATCCCCCGGCTGAAGGTGCGCGCGGTGGCGGGCGGGGCGAACAACCAACTCGCCACACCGGCGGACGACGAGGCCCTCAGGGAGCGCGGCATCCTCTACGCGCCGGACTACGTCCTCAACGCCGGCGGCGTGATCAAGATGGCGGGCGAGTACTACAGGTGGGACGACGCCGAGGTCGACCGGCGTGTCGACGGCATCGCCGACCGCCTGTCGGAGATCTTCACCGAGGCCGCCCGGACCAGCCGCCCCACCGGCGAAGTCGCCGACCGTCTCGCGGAAGCACGCTTCGCCCGGCACTGA
- a CDS encoding YciI family protein: MPQYLVALHRPDGFVPDFDDEAMHRDIDALNEAMVAAGVRVFVGGLRPPPLARSLAAGPDGEVTVSDGPYLRAGEFVDGFWVLQCADLDEAVEWGRKAVSACRAPVEVRPFY, encoded by the coding sequence ATGCCGCAGTATCTCGTCGCGCTTCACCGGCCCGACGGCTTCGTGCCCGACTTCGACGACGAGGCGATGCACCGCGATATCGACGCGCTGAACGAGGCGATGGTCGCCGCCGGAGTCCGCGTGTTCGTCGGCGGGCTGCGGCCGCCGCCTCTCGCCCGCTCGCTGGCCGCCGGCCCGGACGGCGAGGTCACCGTCAGCGACGGCCCCTACCTGCGCGCCGGCGAGTTCGTCGACGGGTTCTGGGTGCTGCAATGCGCCGACCTCGACGAGGCGGTCGAATGGGGCCGCAAGGCGGTCTCCGCATGCCGCGCGCCGGTCGAGGTGCGGCCCTTCTACTGA
- the polA gene encoding DNA polymerase I, with protein MSELKTPGPGDTVFLVDGSSFVFRAYFQSMNQDRKYNYRADGLPTGAVRLFCNKLYQFIRDGAADIRPTHLAIIFDKSEASFRNEMYPEYKANRSAPPDDLIPQFPLMRAAVEAFGLTPIEKGGYEADDIIATYAREAAENGADVLIVSADKDLMQLVNERVSMYDPASGEGRRTGQGRMGVRPERRIGVDEVVEYFGVTPDKVVDVQALIGDATDNVPGVPGIGKKTAAQLIAEFGDLDTLLASAETIKQNKRRENLIEFADQARLSRNLVRLDDHVELEQGLEALTLQPVPPEPLVSFFKAMDFGTLTRRAAEDFGVDHGKVDADPRYLNIGMPQGGPEEAADEIALAGSPADLAAHLERSLSGAVVDLDAYETVTTAERLGEWLEAARATGNMGIAVRLADGPAMRSPLAGIAIAVGPNKACYLALGRQAVDLISAPEGMALEEALPLLKGPLSDPGIAKVSTAMKRDYLALRRAGLDVTPLDDVGLLSYTADSGNGLHDYAGLSKRYLNHTPLDDRDVMGTGQKKIPFGEVTLDAATRHAAEEADVALRLWPVLRQRVVAQRVSRVYETLERPLVPVLARMEENGVRVDRNILSRMSGDFAQTLARIEDEIYELAGEKFNIGSTKQLSEILFEKLGLPGGKKTKTGAWSTGAQVLEDLAAAGHPLPVKLLEWRQISKLKSTYTDALQDEINAETGRVHTTFMMASTTTGRLSSTEPNLQNIPIRTEEGRKIRTAFVAAPGTTLIAADYGQIELRVLAHIADIPQLREAFAEGQDIHAITASEMFGVPVEGMDPMVRRRAKAINFGIIYGISAFGLANQLGIPNGEASAYIKKYFERFPGIRDYMEATKKTVRENGYVETLFGRRAHYPEIDTSNPSLRAFYERAAINAPIQGSAADIIRRAMVRIEPALARAGLSTRMLLQVHDELLFEAPQDEADRAIKIISTVMKGAAEPAVKLAVPLDVDARAGASWADAH; from the coding sequence ATGAGCGAACTCAAGACCCCCGGCCCCGGTGACACCGTCTTCCTGGTGGACGGCTCCTCGTTCGTGTTCCGCGCCTACTTCCAGTCCATGAACCAGGACCGGAAGTACAACTACCGCGCCGACGGCCTGCCCACCGGCGCAGTCCGCCTGTTCTGCAACAAGCTCTACCAGTTCATCCGGGACGGCGCGGCGGACATCCGTCCGACCCACCTCGCCATCATCTTCGACAAGTCGGAAGCCTCGTTCCGCAACGAGATGTACCCCGAGTACAAGGCCAACCGCTCCGCCCCGCCCGACGACCTGATCCCGCAGTTCCCGCTGATGCGCGCCGCGGTGGAGGCGTTCGGCCTCACCCCGATCGAGAAGGGCGGCTACGAGGCGGACGACATCATCGCCACCTACGCCCGCGAGGCGGCCGAGAACGGCGCCGACGTCCTCATCGTCTCGGCGGACAAGGACCTGATGCAGCTCGTGAACGAGCGCGTCTCCATGTACGACCCCGCGTCCGGCGAGGGCCGCCGCACCGGCCAGGGCCGCATGGGCGTGCGGCCGGAGCGGCGCATCGGCGTCGACGAGGTGGTCGAATATTTCGGCGTGACGCCCGACAAGGTGGTCGACGTGCAGGCCCTCATCGGCGACGCCACCGACAACGTCCCCGGCGTCCCCGGCATCGGCAAGAAGACCGCCGCCCAGCTCATCGCCGAATTCGGCGACCTCGACACGCTGCTCGCCAGCGCCGAGACCATCAAGCAGAACAAGCGGCGAGAGAACCTCATCGAGTTTGCCGACCAGGCGCGCCTGTCGCGCAATCTGGTCCGGCTCGACGACCACGTGGAGCTCGAGCAGGGCCTCGAGGCGCTGACGCTGCAGCCCGTGCCGCCCGAGCCGCTGGTCTCCTTCTTCAAGGCGATGGACTTCGGGACCCTCACCCGCCGCGCGGCGGAGGATTTCGGGGTCGACCACGGCAAGGTCGACGCCGACCCGCGCTACCTCAACATCGGCATGCCCCAGGGCGGCCCGGAGGAAGCCGCCGACGAGATTGCGTTGGCCGGCAGCCCCGCCGACCTCGCCGCACACCTGGAGCGGAGCCTCTCCGGCGCGGTGGTGGACCTCGACGCGTACGAGACCGTCACCACCGCCGAGCGCCTCGGCGAGTGGCTCGAGGCCGCGCGCGCCACCGGCAACATGGGGATCGCGGTGCGCCTCGCCGACGGGCCGGCCATGCGCTCCCCCCTCGCCGGCATCGCCATCGCCGTTGGGCCCAACAAGGCGTGCTACCTCGCGCTCGGGCGGCAGGCGGTGGACCTCATCTCGGCCCCGGAGGGGATGGCGCTGGAAGAAGCGCTGCCGCTCCTCAAGGGCCCCCTCTCCGACCCCGGCATCGCCAAGGTCTCCACGGCGATGAAGCGCGACTACCTGGCGCTGCGCCGCGCCGGGCTCGACGTGACGCCGCTCGACGACGTCGGCCTCCTCTCCTACACGGCCGATTCCGGCAACGGGCTGCACGACTACGCGGGGCTCTCCAAGCGCTACCTAAACCACACCCCGCTCGACGACCGCGACGTGATGGGGACGGGGCAGAAGAAGATCCCCTTCGGCGAGGTCACGCTCGACGCCGCCACCCGGCACGCCGCCGAGGAGGCGGACGTGGCGCTGCGGCTCTGGCCGGTGCTGCGCCAGCGCGTCGTCGCCCAGCGCGTCAGCCGCGTCTACGAGACGCTGGAGCGCCCGCTGGTGCCGGTGCTGGCCCGCATGGAGGAGAACGGCGTCCGCGTCGACCGCAACATCCTCTCGCGCATGTCCGGCGACTTCGCGCAGACGCTGGCGCGGATCGAGGACGAGATCTACGAGCTGGCCGGCGAGAAGTTCAACATCGGCTCCACCAAGCAGCTTTCGGAGATCCTGTTCGAGAAGCTCGGCCTGCCGGGCGGGAAGAAGACCAAGACCGGCGCGTGGTCGACCGGCGCGCAGGTGCTGGAGGATCTCGCCGCGGCGGGCCATCCGCTGCCGGTCAAGCTGCTGGAGTGGCGGCAGATCTCCAAGCTGAAGTCCACCTACACCGACGCGCTGCAGGACGAGATCAACGCCGAGACGGGCCGGGTGCACACCACCTTCATGATGGCGTCCACCACCACCGGGCGCCTGTCGTCGACCGAGCCGAACCTGCAGAACATCCCGATCCGCACCGAGGAAGGCCGCAAGATCCGCACCGCCTTCGTCGCCGCCCCGGGCACGACGCTGATCGCGGCCGACTACGGGCAGATCGAGCTGCGCGTGCTCGCCCACATCGCCGACATTCCCCAGCTCCGCGAGGCGTTCGCGGAGGGGCAGGACATCCACGCCATCACCGCGAGCGAGATGTTCGGCGTGCCGGTCGAGGGGATGGACCCGATGGTCCGCCGCCGCGCCAAGGCGATCAACTTCGGCATCATCTACGGGATCTCGGCGTTCGGCCTCGCGAACCAGCTCGGCATCCCGAACGGCGAGGCGTCGGCCTACATCAAGAAGTACTTCGAGCGCTTCCCCGGCATCCGGGACTACATGGAGGCGACGAAGAAGACCGTGCGCGAGAACGGCTACGTCGAGACGCTCTTCGGCCGCCGCGCCCACTACCCCGAGATCGACACCTCCAACCCGTCGCTGCGGGCGTTCTACGAACGCGCCGCGATCAACGCTCCGATCCAGGGGTCGGCGGCCGACATCATCCGCCGCGCGATGGTGCGCATCGAGCCGGCGCTCGCCAGGGCCGGTCTGTCGACCAGGATGCTTCTCCAGGTGCACGACGAACTCCTGTTCGAGGCGCCGCAGGACGAGGCCGACAGGGCGATCAAGATCATATCCACGGTGATGAAGGGCGCCGCCGAGCCCGCGGTGAAGCTCGCGGTGCCGCTGGACGTCGATGCGCGCGCCGGCGCAAGCTGGGCCGACGCGCACTGA
- a CDS encoding MerR family transcriptional regulator: MYSIGDLAREAGIKVQTVRYYEQIGILPEGERTSGNQRRYDEAARRRLNFIRHARELGFPLDAIRELLALADQPDTPCDRADAIARRQLDAVDRRIARLVSLRAELSRMIDDCSAGPIAECRIIETLGDHSLCLTDHSAGANGESAPL; this comes from the coding sequence CTGTATTCGATCGGCGACCTGGCGCGGGAGGCCGGCATCAAGGTCCAGACCGTGCGCTATTACGAGCAGATCGGCATCCTGCCCGAGGGCGAGCGCACCAGCGGCAACCAGCGCCGCTACGACGAAGCCGCCCGGCGGCGCCTCAACTTCATCCGCCACGCGCGCGAGCTGGGCTTTCCGCTCGACGCGATCCGTGAGCTGCTGGCGCTGGCGGACCAGCCGGACACGCCCTGCGACCGCGCCGACGCCATCGCCCGCCGCCAGCTCGACGCGGTGGACCGGCGCATCGCCCGCCTCGTGTCGCTGCGCGCCGAGCTCTCCCGCATGATCGACGACTGCAGCGCCGGGCCGATCGCCGAGTGCCGCATCATCGAGACGCTGGGCGACCACTCCCTCTGCCTCACCGACCACAGTGCCGGGGCGAACGGCGAGAGCGCCCCTCTTTAG
- a CDS encoding cation transporter has protein sequence MSGHCCGHDVKFDGMSAGFRRALWAVIAINGVMFGVEFVAGQMAGSQALKADALDFAADTATYAISLAVIGRSLKTRATAALAKGVSLSLMGLWVMGTTLYQVLVRGVPEAEVMGFIGALALAANLASVVLLMGYRDGDANVRSVWLCSRNDAIGNVAVMVAALGVFGTGTAWPDLIVAGVMSTLFLSSAFLILRQGIAEYRRGEAGDHEPHDHGHAHAHDHGTQTISFNQAP, from the coding sequence ATGAGTGGGCATTGCTGCGGCCATGACGTCAAATTCGACGGGATGTCCGCCGGATTCCGCCGCGCGCTTTGGGCCGTGATCGCCATCAACGGAGTGATGTTCGGGGTCGAGTTCGTCGCCGGTCAGATGGCCGGTTCCCAGGCGCTCAAGGCCGACGCGCTCGACTTCGCGGCCGACACGGCGACCTACGCGATCAGCCTCGCGGTCATCGGCCGGTCGCTGAAGACCCGTGCCACGGCCGCGCTCGCCAAGGGCGTCAGTCTGTCGCTGATGGGGCTGTGGGTTATGGGGACGACCCTTTACCAGGTGCTCGTGCGCGGCGTGCCCGAGGCCGAGGTGATGGGCTTCATCGGCGCGCTGGCCCTCGCGGCCAACCTCGCCAGCGTCGTCCTTCTGATGGGCTACCGGGACGGCGACGCCAACGTGCGCTCGGTGTGGTTGTGCTCGCGCAACGACGCGATCGGCAACGTTGCGGTGATGGTGGCCGCGCTCGGCGTCTTCGGAACCGGGACGGCGTGGCCGGATCTCATCGTCGCGGGAGTGATGTCGACGCTCTTCCTTTCGTCGGCGTTCCTGATCCTGCGGCAGGGAATTGCCGAGTATCGGCGCGGCGAAGCGGGCGATCACGAGCCGCACGACCATGGTCATGCGCATGCACATGACCATGGGACGCAAACCATCTCCTTTAACCAAGCGCCTTGA
- a CDS encoding transglycosylase domain-containing protein, with translation MKDVKPRGAPASGRSKTAKSRVAPRFGEDDAAAGRSQQSSDPFAGAPRRASASDPERSAGSAKRAASGTERAAESRRAAASRSTPIDVEWEEDVYETASPAASRGKSASAKAKASGTASAAGKTTAGKTAATKAATAKTASGKRPAGDKPASSRPAEAPPASAKTKSSGTKSVRAKAMPARGRAEADEADAPKKAAARRRSEPKRRTRGDRPRRRRFSLLRFAFRMTFTLAILGVIGVGAIVAYYAATLPPVAEWSVPDRPPNVAILAEDGQLIANRGDTGGRAVKLEDLPKYVPQAVVAIEDRRYYSHPGIDPIGLTRAMATNLTSGRLEQGGSTLTQQLAKNMFLTPSRTIERKIQEMLFAVWLEMKYSKDEILGMYLNRVYLGAGATGIDGAAHRYFDKPAEELTLSEAAMIAGLLKAPTYYAPTNDLERSRTRAGLVLDAMHDVGFINDTDYEYAKAHPASVAKPKVATSGGYVADWVAEVLPDFAGSVSQDIVVETTVNLELQELAQSALQGILDKDGAAKGVSQGAVVMLDGSGAVKALVGGRKYGDSQYNRAVSAKRQPGSSFKPFVYLAALEHGLTPNSMRIDQPTRIGNWEPQNYSRKYRGPVSLQTALAHSINTVAAQLAAEVGPKTVVSVAHRMGIESPLEPNASIALGTSEVTLLELTTAFVPFSNGGIGVIPHVVRRIRTADGQLLYERRGGGPGQVVDLRNVGMMNQMLHAVVANGTGHNSQIDGWQTAGKTGTSQDWRDAWFVGYSAFFTAGVWFGNDDNSPTKRATGGSLPAELWKTLMNKVQEGMVPADLPGMDQVPQVVETAPENYEVQYGQPVANAPQQFEPNSAARGGPSDWIPPDQGRQNRGGGFLSRLFGG, from the coding sequence ATGAAGGACGTCAAGCCGCGAGGCGCGCCTGCATCGGGACGGAGCAAGACCGCGAAATCACGCGTCGCCCCTCGCTTCGGCGAGGACGACGCGGCGGCCGGCCGTTCCCAGCAGTCAAGCGACCCGTTCGCCGGTGCGCCCCGACGCGCCTCCGCCTCCGACCCGGAGCGCAGCGCCGGGAGCGCCAAGCGCGCCGCGTCCGGGACCGAGCGGGCGGCGGAAAGCCGCCGCGCCGCCGCCTCACGCTCCACTCCCATCGACGTGGAGTGGGAGGAGGACGTCTACGAGACGGCGTCGCCCGCCGCGAGCCGCGGCAAGTCCGCCAGCGCCAAGGCGAAGGCGAGCGGCACGGCATCGGCCGCCGGCAAGACGACCGCCGGCAAGACGGCGGCGACGAAGGCGGCGACCGCGAAGACCGCGTCCGGCAAGCGGCCGGCGGGAGACAAGCCCGCCTCGTCGCGCCCGGCCGAAGCGCCGCCCGCCTCCGCGAAGACGAAATCGTCCGGCACGAAGTCGGTGAGGGCCAAGGCGATGCCCGCGCGCGGCCGGGCGGAGGCGGACGAGGCCGACGCGCCGAAGAAGGCCGCGGCACGCCGGCGCAGCGAACCGAAGCGGCGCACCCGGGGCGATCGCCCCCGCCGACGCCGGTTCAGTCTGCTGCGCTTCGCCTTCCGCATGACGTTCACTCTGGCGATCCTGGGCGTCATCGGCGTCGGTGCGATCGTCGCCTACTACGCGGCGACGCTTCCGCCGGTGGCCGAGTGGTCCGTCCCCGATCGCCCGCCCAACGTCGCGATCCTCGCCGAGGACGGCCAGCTCATCGCCAACCGTGGCGACACCGGCGGCCGCGCGGTGAAGCTCGAGGACCTGCCGAAGTACGTGCCCCAGGCGGTCGTCGCGATCGAGGACCGGCGCTACTACAGCCACCCCGGCATCGATCCCATCGGCCTGACGCGCGCGATGGCGACGAACCTCACGTCCGGCCGGCTGGAACAGGGCGGGTCGACGCTGACCCAGCAGCTCGCCAAGAACATGTTCCTGACGCCCTCGCGCACCATCGAGCGCAAGATCCAGGAGATGCTCTTCGCGGTGTGGCTGGAGATGAAGTACTCCAAGGACGAGATCCTCGGCATGTACCTCAACCGCGTCTACCTCGGCGCGGGCGCCACCGGCATCGACGGCGCGGCGCACCGCTACTTCGACAAGCCCGCCGAGGAGCTGACCCTGTCGGAGGCTGCGATGATCGCGGGCCTCCTCAAGGCGCCGACCTACTACGCGCCGACGAACGACCTCGAACGCTCGCGCACCCGCGCCGGCCTGGTCCTCGACGCGATGCACGACGTCGGCTTCATCAACGACACCGACTACGAGTACGCCAAGGCGCACCCGGCCTCGGTGGCCAAGCCCAAGGTCGCCACCTCCGGCGGCTACGTCGCCGACTGGGTGGCCGAGGTGCTGCCGGACTTCGCCGGATCGGTGAGCCAGGACATCGTGGTCGAGACCACGGTGAACCTCGAGCTTCAGGAGCTGGCGCAGAGCGCGCTCCAGGGCATCCTCGACAAGGACGGCGCGGCCAAGGGCGTCAGCCAGGGCGCAGTCGTCATGCTCGACGGGTCCGGCGCGGTGAAGGCTCTGGTGGGCGGCCGCAAGTACGGCGACAGCCAGTACAACCGCGCCGTCTCGGCCAAGCGTCAGCCGGGCTCCTCGTTCAAGCCGTTCGTCTATCTGGCCGCGCTCGAGCATGGGCTGACACCCAATTCGATGCGGATCGACCAGCCGACGCGCATCGGCAACTGGGAACCGCAGAACTATAGCCGCAAGTACCGCGGCCCGGTCTCGCTGCAGACGGCGCTCGCCCACTCGATCAACACCGTTGCCGCGCAGCTCGCCGCCGAGGTGGGCCCGAAGACGGTGGTGTCGGTGGCACACCGCATGGGCATCGAGTCGCCGCTGGAGCCGAACGCCTCCATCGCGCTCGGCACCTCCGAGGTCACGCTGCTGGAGCTGACGACCGCCTTCGTCCCGTTCTCCAACGGCGGCATCGGCGTCATCCCGCACGTGGTCCGGCGCATCCGGACCGCCGACGGCCAGCTCCTCTACGAGCGGCGCGGCGGCGGGCCGGGGCAGGTGGTGGACCTGCGCAATGTCGGCATGATGAACCAGATGCTGCACGCGGTGGTCGCCAACGGCACGGGCCACAATTCGCAGATCGACGGCTGGCAGACCGCGGGCAAGACCGGCACGAGCCAGGATTGGCGCGACGCGTGGTTCGTCGGCTACTCGGCATTCTTCACCGCCGGCGTCTGGTTCGGCAACGACGACAACTCGCCCACCAAGCGGGCGACCGGCGGCTCGCTCCCGGCCGAGCTCTGGAAGACGCTGATGAACAAGGTGCAGGAGGGCATGGTGCCGGCCGACCTGCCGGGCATGGACCAGGTGCCGCAGGTCGTCGAGACCGCGCCGGAGAACTACGAGGTGCAGTACGGCCAGCCCGTCGCCAACGCGCCGCAGCAGTTCGAGCCGAACAGCGCCGCCCGTGGCGGTCCGAGCGACTGGATCCCGCCCGATCAGGGACGGCAGAACCGCGGTGGCGGCTTCCTCAGCCGCCTCTTCGGCGGATGA